The genomic segment GAAAAAATGACAATATACAAAAGGGTATGATTGTTATAGCGGCTCAAGGTCTAGTGGGACAAGTAACCAGTGTTGGAAGTAATTGGTGCATAGTTCAATCTCTGATTAATGAAAATATAGCAGTAAGTGTTATGGATCAAAGTACTAGAGATGCTACAGGTTATATAAAAGGTTTCAAAGATAGTACGGGAGAAAACTTAGCTAAGGTATATGATCTTCCAATGAATTCAGATGTTAAGGAAGGCGATGTAATAATGACATCTGGAGTAGGAATGCTTTATCCAAAGGAAATTAGAATTGGTGAAGTAATTTCAGTAGAAGAAGATAAAGTAAAAGTAATGAAGAATGCAGTTGTAAAACCATATGTAGATTTTAATAAGTTAGAAGAATTATTTATTGTCTCTCCAAAGGATACGAGAGAAATTAAATATAATTAGAGGTTTATAATGGAAAAATTAATTATTATTTTGATTTCTATAGGATTGGTTATATTAGATAACTCACTAATTCCTTTTTTTTCAATAAAGGGAGCTTATCCCAGTTTAATATTTACTTTTGCTATAGCTTATTCATTAGTCAATAAGAAAGAACGAGCTGTATTTATGGGTGTTGTGAGTGGGATACTTCAAGATATTTTCTTTTTTAATGGTTTTGGTGTAAATTCATTATTGAATTTATTTCTATGTCTTCTAGCAAGTTTTATTGGAGCAGGAATAATAAAGACTAAGAGACTGATACCTGTGATCTCGGCTTTTTTTATAACAATAATTAAATACGCAGGAGTTATGTTGATATTTAATTTTTTTAATATTGAAATACAATTTTCTAAAAGTATCATTATGGGGGTATACAACGGAGTAATAATGTTTTTTGTGTATAAATTAGTAATGAATGTTTATGATGATGAGTATTCAAAGCAAAGATGGAGGTTTAGATGATAGTAAATAAACCAACTAATAAAAAGAAAAAGAAGATTTCTAGATATACAGTTTTATCTATAATTATGATAGCTATATTTTCAGTGATCATTCTAAAATTGTTATATATTCAAGTATTTAATTATGATGAATATAAGGATAAAGCAGATGTAACATCAACAAGATTTATATCAGAAAAAGCCCCAAGGGGTAAAATATATGATGACAAAGGAAATGTTTTAGCAACTAATATTCAAACATACACTATTACATATACGGAAACAAAAGATGCTGATAAACAGTTTTATATAACTATGAAAGAACTTTTTAAAATATTGGATGAAAATGGAGAAGGCATTCAGGATTCGTTACCTTTAAAAATTGATGGTAATAATAATATATATTTTGAGTATAAAACTAATGAGAAACAATCCCAAAATATAGAGGAATTGAGATTTAAAAAGGATAGGGGACTGAATGACACTCTAAAAAACAAAATGTTCAAGGATGTTGAAGAATTATCGGATGAACAAAATGCAAAACTAGATGAAGAACTTCTGAAAATAACTCCTGATGATGCATTTTATGCATTAGTTAAATCGTATAATTTAATTGGCCTTGTAGATCCAGATTATGACTCAAAAGAAAAGAAGAATGTCTATTCTAAAATGGAAGGCAAGGATTTAACAGATATGATTTTAAAAGAAGGGTATTCTTTAAATGATATTAGAAAATTTATGCTTGTAAAAGATGCTATAAAAATGCAAAGTTTTAAAGGATATAAATCAGTAACTATTGCAGAGAATATTAAGAAAGATACTTCATTAATAGTAATGCAAAAGAAATACGATTTGCCAGGAATAAATGTGAGTTCGGCACCTATAAGATCATACCCATATAATAATTTAGCATCTTCAGTTTTAGGGTATGTATCTTCAATTAATGATACACAAAAATCAACATATGAACTTAAAGGATATGATGTTTCATCAGATTCTGTAGGAAAGTCTGGAATAGAATCGGCTTTCGAAGAACAATTAAAAGGAGTTAAGGGTGGAACAACTGTTAAAGTTAACTCTAAAGGAAGTGTTTCGCAAGAATTATTTAAACTTGAACCTTATCCGGGAGATGATGTTCATCTTACAATAGATAGAGATATTCAATATGCAGCAGAGCAAGCATTGGCAGATAAAATTGCTGATATGCAGGCTACCGGAAGAGATGATAAAGGAAATAGACTATTGAATGCAACCAGAGGTGCATTGGTAGCAGTTGAAGTTAAAACTGGAAGGGTATTAGCTTTAACAAGTTATCCTAATTTGAATCCAAATTTATTTACAGTTCCAGGACAGTTAACTCCTGAGCAGTATAAAGATTATTTTAATCCTGATCTAGAAAAGTTTGGACAGGAGTTTATTAAAAGAATGGGACTTAATAAAACTGTTGATGATTTGTTCCCAGTAAGAAATGGAGTTAGATGGGATAAATTTGATTTATACCCAAAAGCAACATTTAATTATGCAACTCAGTCATTAATTCCACCGGGTTCTACATTCAAGCCTCTTACAGCTGTTGCAGGTTTAGAATCAGGGGTAATAACTCCAGGTGAAATGATAAATGATACAGGAGTATTTAATATTCATCCAGAGATTTTTGGTAAAGCTTTTAAGCCAGGAGGATTAGAAGCTGCACAAGGGAACATAAGTTTAACAACAGCTATAGCAAAATCTATTAACTTCTACTTCTATGAAACTGCTACTAGAATGTATATACAAGCAGGAGGTAAGGCTAATAATGTTGAAGCTCTAAATTCTCTTGCTAAATATGCTTGGCAATTTGGATTAGGAGTTGATCCAAATAGTAATGCAAAGAAGTCAACAGGAATAGAAATTGGAGAAAGCTTTGGTCAGACGTACAATTTTACTGATAATAAAAAGAATTTCTTAGCAATGTCGACAGATAACATAATTACATTTTTAGATAACGGTGAATACAACGGAGTGTTTTTTGCTCCAATTCATTTAAAAGATTCTGATAATGATAATGATGCAGTTAAGGCAGCTAAGAAAGCAATCAAAGATAAAGTCAAAGATGCTATAGATAAGAATTCTGATAATCAGCAAGCAGTAAGCCATGATTTTTTTGCCAAGGATATAAAAAAAGATGTTTTAAACCTAATGAATAATTCTGATGAGTATAAGGCAAGTATATCTGGAAGAAGCGTAAATATTGATTCCCAGGCTACAATAGTAGCAGAAGAATTAGCTCAATTTGCAACTAATGATATGCCAGGACAAGTAAGATCCCCAGGTTCACTTGTTTCAGCATCAATAGGTCAAGGAATGAATAACTTTACTCCATTGCAACTAGTATCATACATATCAACTATTGCAAATGGAGGAACAAGATATAAGATTCATTTGGTAGATAAAGTTACAGATGGGGATGGAAATATAGTTCAAGAGTTTAAACCAGAAGTTTTAAATACAGTTAAAATGTCAAAAGAGACTCAAGATGCTGTTAAGCAAGGAATGACAGCTGTTAACCAAGAAGCAGATGGTACCGGTAGTTCTACATTTTTAGGATATCCAATACCAACAGCTGGTAAGACTGGTACAGCCGACGTTTCTGATGATCAATTAGAAAAAGGAAGGGAACCTTACGCAACATATGTCAGTTTTGCGCCAGCAAATGATCCACAGATAGCTGTAGCAGCGGTAGTATTTGATGGAGGTCATGGAAGTAATATTGCATCAGTAGTTAAATCAGTTTATGATGCTTATTTCAAGGATCAATTAAAGAATGACACACAGTATACTTCATCATCAGATACATGGAAAAAATATGTTTTAGGTAATCCATATACTCAAGAGGCAAATGCTTCACAGGCAAATACAAACCAAACTCATTAGTAAAAATTTATAATAGAAATCTTGTATTTAAATATAAATTAATAAAAATCAATTGATTTGTAAGGTATCTATATTAGGTATGCAATTATAAAAATTGCATAAAGTAAACCTAATTATAGATACCTTTTTATAAAAAATTAGATTTAGTGAGGGAAAAATGAAATATAATAATATTCTAAAAGGAAAATTTATCTCAAGACCAAATAGATTTATAGCTTATGTTGAAATTGATGGCAATGAAGAAGTTTGCCATGTAAAAAATACTGGAAGATGCAAGGAACTTTTGACACCTAATGCGACAGTATTTATTCAAAAAAATGATAATCCTAAAAGGAAAACTAAGTTTTCTCTTATAGGCGTTATAAAAGGAGACAGAATGATCAATATGGATTCTCAAGTAACTAATAAGGTTGTTCATGAATGGATATTAAAAGGGAACCTCTTAAAAGATGTGACGTTAATAAAACCAGAAACTAAATATAAGAATTCAAGGTTTGACTTTTATGTTGAGACAAAGAATCAGAAAATTTTTATAGAAGTAAAAGGAGTGACTTTAGAGAATAATGGAATTGTAAAGTTTCCTGATGCACCTACGGAAAGAGGTCTTAGGCATCTTAGAGAACTTGTTGATTGCGTTAAAGAAGGGTATGATGCCTACGTCATATTCGTAATACAAATGAAAGATGTTGTTCATTTTGAACCTAATGTAGAGACTCATAAGGAATTTGGAGATACACTAAAATATGCAAAAGAGAATGGTGTAAATATAGTTGCAGTAGACTGTTTAGTGGATGAAGACAGTATTAATATAAGGGATTATGTTGATGTAATATTATAGTGTGATAGCTGTTCAATGCTTTGGTATATACACTGCATATTATCAAATTTTGATGTTTTATATGCTTTTGTAAAATTTAATCAAAAATTAGTGAAACATATATACAAAAATAGTCAGTATAATGATATAATTTTAGAGAGGTTGCCATTTTCAAAACAATTTAACTATTTTAACCTGCAAAATTCATTGGAGGGAATGAATGTATAATAATGATGGTATTTTAATAAAGGGAAATAAAGATGGAATAAATACAACTATCAATATGAATAAATTTGCTTGTTTTGATGATATGCTTGTATTACTAATAAAGAAACTTTCTAAAGGAAAGCATTTTTATAAAGGGACAACTCTAATATTAAGAATAGATTTAAAATTGGTTAATAAAAAGGAAGTAGGCATTCTTAAAGAAAAATTATTAACTCAAATTGAATTAAAAGATATTGTTCTAGAAGATATAGAAAAGGAAATTGAGCAGGTGAATGAAAAAGAGGTTAAGGTATTCTCCGGTGTATACGAAGGGAAAACTAAATTTATAAGAAAGACAGTTAGAAGCGGAGAATGTATTAATTACCAAGGAAACATAGTTATAGTAGGAGACATAAATAGTGGTGCAGAAGTATATGCAGCAGGGAATGTAATTGTTTTAGGACGTATAAGGGGTAAAGTGAGCGCTGGGACTAATGGAAATATAAAAGCGGTAATAGCAGCATTCCTACTACAACCTGAACTATTAAAAATTGCAAATGTTATAGCTATGTCTCCAGATGATATCCAAAAGCCAAGCTATCCAGAATTAGCAAGAATTAGGGATGGGTTGATAATAGTGGAACCATATTTACCAAATAAATATATATACTAAAACGTCGGAGGGATTTTTTAATGGGAGTATCTATTGTAATAACTTCAGGTAAAGGTGGAGTTGGAAAAACAACAACTACAGCCAATATAGGAACTGCTTTAGCATCACTTGGTAAGAAAGTAGTTGTTATAGATGGAGATACAGGGCTTAGAAATTTAGATGTATTGCTAGGATTAGAAAATAGAATAGTATATACAATAATTGATGTTATAGAAGGAAGATGCAGATTAAAACAAGGACTTATAAAAGATAAGAGATTTGCTAATTTATTTCTTTTACCAACAGCTCAAACTAAGGATAAAGATGATATAAGTCCACAGGAAATGTTAAAAATAGTAAATGAATTAAAAGAAGAGTTTGATTATGTCTTAATAGATTCTCCAGCAGGAATAGAACAAGGATTTGAAAATGCTGTAATAGGTGCGGAAAAAGCAATTATTGTTGTAAATCCAGAAATAACATCTGTTAGAGATGCTGATAGAGTTATTGGTAAGCTTGATTCAAAGGGATTGGAAGACCATTCTGTTATTGTAAATAGATTGAACTATGAAATGACTAAGAATGGAGATATGCTTGATGTAGCTGATATTATTGAAACATTATCAGTAGAGTTACTTGGAGTAGTTCCAGACGATAAGAATATAACTATTTCAACTAATAAAGGTGAACCTATTGTGTTAGAAGAGGGTGCGATTGCTGGACAAGCGTTCAAGAATATAGCTAGAAGAATTACAGGTGAGGAAGTTCCTATTATTGATTTACATACAGAAGAGCATCAGGGATTTTTTAGCTCCTTAAAGAAGCTATTTAAGCGAAATTAAGGGAGGTTGAGAGAATGGGTTTTTTTAAGAGTTTAAATAGTAAGCCAACACCTAAAGAAGTTGCAAAAGACAGACTAAAGCTAATTCTTATACATGATAGAGGAGAAATTGCCCCAGATATTATTGAGAAAATAAGAGAAGAGATTTTAGAAGTAATTTCTAAGTATATTGATATACAAGTTGAGGATGTTGAAATATCCGTAAATAAGAATGGAGATGAAGAAGGTGAAAATACTTCTGCATTAATAGCTAACATTCCAATTAAAAGTATAAAGGGAAGATAAGTAACTTGTTTTGTTTAAATTATAAGAGATGTTTGTTTTAAAGAATTGTATGGCTAATTCTTTAAAACAAGTCATCTCATTTTTTTATAATAATTAAGTTTGTTAAATATGGATGACTTTGGGTATTTAACAAGATATTATCTTTAAATTATTACAAAATTATTATGTTTTTTATACCCAATATAATTATTATGGAGAATGCGGTAATAATAATGTATAATTAAGATTGATTGAGTTATATAAGATTAATATAACTAGGAGGTGAGATATTGTTTAGACTATTAAAATTAGATATGAAATTAATTAAAGAAATTGATAAGACTATATTAATTTCTTTAATTCTTTTAATTTTATACGGAACATTTAATATATATCTATGCACAAAAGGACAATTTGGATTGAGTTTTGTAAAGCAACAGCTGGGTTGGTTTGCAATATCACTTGTAGCGTTATATATTTTTGTGGCAGTAGATTATAAGATAATATTTAACTATGTACCTATATTATATTGGGGAGTTGTAGTTCTTCTTATATTAACCATGGTTCCAGGGATTGGAATAGTAGTTAATGGTGCTAGAGG from the Clostridium beijerinckii genome contains:
- the minC gene encoding septum site-determining protein MinC codes for the protein MYNNDGILIKGNKDGINTTINMNKFACFDDMLVLLIKKLSKGKHFYKGTTLILRIDLKLVNKKEVGILKEKLLTQIELKDIVLEDIEKEIEQVNEKEVKVFSGVYEGKTKFIRKTVRSGECINYQGNIVIVGDINSGAEVYAAGNVIVLGRIRGKVSAGTNGNIKAVIAAFLLQPELLKIANVIAMSPDDIQKPSYPELARIRDGLIIVEPYLPNKYIY
- the minE gene encoding cell division topological specificity factor MinE — its product is MGFFKSLNSKPTPKEVAKDRLKLILIHDRGEIAPDIIEKIREEILEVISKYIDIQVEDVEISVNKNGDEEGENTSALIANIPIKSIKGR
- the mreD gene encoding rod shape-determining protein MreD translates to MEKLIIILISIGLVILDNSLIPFFSIKGAYPSLIFTFAIAYSLVNKKERAVFMGVVSGILQDIFFFNGFGVNSLLNLFLCLLASFIGAGIIKTKRLIPVISAFFITIIKYAGVMLIFNFFNIEIQFSKSIIMGVYNGVIMFFVYKLVMNVYDDEYSKQRWRFR
- the mreC gene encoding rod shape-determining protein MreC, which encodes MKLLKNKLAVTIIVLSVSFLGLIVYTVRKENRSIIESGAGSTLNPVQSLLYSGTSRIKETLDFFLNFSEVKAQNKELIKENQELENELASYSDLKEENDRLRQVLNFQEERNNYNYVACDIIGYSGGNFLDGYVVNKGKNDNIQKGMIVIAAQGLVGQVTSVGSNWCIVQSLINENIAVSVMDQSTRDATGYIKGFKDSTGENLAKVYDLPMNSDVKEGDVIMTSGVGMLYPKEIRIGEVISVEEDKVKVMKNAVVKPYVDFNKLEELFIVSPKDTREIKYN
- the minD gene encoding septum site-determining protein MinD → MGVSIVITSGKGGVGKTTTTANIGTALASLGKKVVVIDGDTGLRNLDVLLGLENRIVYTIIDVIEGRCRLKQGLIKDKRFANLFLLPTAQTKDKDDISPQEMLKIVNELKEEFDYVLIDSPAGIEQGFENAVIGAEKAIIVVNPEITSVRDADRVIGKLDSKGLEDHSVIVNRLNYEMTKNGDMLDVADIIETLSVELLGVVPDDKNITISTNKGEPIVLEEGAIAGQAFKNIARRITGEEVPIIDLHTEEHQGFFSSLKKLFKRN
- the sfsA gene encoding DNA/RNA nuclease SfsA, with translation MKYNNILKGKFISRPNRFIAYVEIDGNEEVCHVKNTGRCKELLTPNATVFIQKNDNPKRKTKFSLIGVIKGDRMINMDSQVTNKVVHEWILKGNLLKDVTLIKPETKYKNSRFDFYVETKNQKIFIEVKGVTLENNGIVKFPDAPTERGLRHLRELVDCVKEGYDAYVIFVIQMKDVVHFEPNVETHKEFGDTLKYAKENGVNIVAVDCLVDEDSINIRDYVDVIL
- a CDS encoding penicillin-binding transpeptidase domain-containing protein produces the protein MIVNKPTNKKKKKISRYTVLSIIMIAIFSVIILKLLYIQVFNYDEYKDKADVTSTRFISEKAPRGKIYDDKGNVLATNIQTYTITYTETKDADKQFYITMKELFKILDENGEGIQDSLPLKIDGNNNIYFEYKTNEKQSQNIEELRFKKDRGLNDTLKNKMFKDVEELSDEQNAKLDEELLKITPDDAFYALVKSYNLIGLVDPDYDSKEKKNVYSKMEGKDLTDMILKEGYSLNDIRKFMLVKDAIKMQSFKGYKSVTIAENIKKDTSLIVMQKKYDLPGINVSSAPIRSYPYNNLASSVLGYVSSINDTQKSTYELKGYDVSSDSVGKSGIESAFEEQLKGVKGGTTVKVNSKGSVSQELFKLEPYPGDDVHLTIDRDIQYAAEQALADKIADMQATGRDDKGNRLLNATRGALVAVEVKTGRVLALTSYPNLNPNLFTVPGQLTPEQYKDYFNPDLEKFGQEFIKRMGLNKTVDDLFPVRNGVRWDKFDLYPKATFNYATQSLIPPGSTFKPLTAVAGLESGVITPGEMINDTGVFNIHPEIFGKAFKPGGLEAAQGNISLTTAIAKSINFYFYETATRMYIQAGGKANNVEALNSLAKYAWQFGLGVDPNSNAKKSTGIEIGESFGQTYNFTDNKKNFLAMSTDNIITFLDNGEYNGVFFAPIHLKDSDNDNDAVKAAKKAIKDKVKDAIDKNSDNQQAVSHDFFAKDIKKDVLNLMNNSDEYKASISGRSVNIDSQATIVAEELAQFATNDMPGQVRSPGSLVSASIGQGMNNFTPLQLVSYISTIANGGTRYKIHLVDKVTDGDGNIVQEFKPEVLNTVKMSKETQDAVKQGMTAVNQEADGTGSSTFLGYPIPTAGKTGTADVSDDQLEKGREPYATYVSFAPANDPQIAVAAVVFDGGHGSNIASVVKSVYDAYFKDQLKNDTQYTSSSDTWKKYVLGNPYTQEANASQANTNQTH